From the Anaeromyxobacter dehalogenans 2CP-1 genome, the window GCGTTCCGCCGGTGCCCGCCGTGCGGCCGCGTCTACTGGGCCGGCTCGCACCACCGGCGGATGGCGCAGCTCGTCGCCGAGCTGCTCGCCGAGTGCGCGCCCGGCGCGCGCTGAGCCTCGTCCTGCGCCGCCGACGGGTGCGATGCGAGACCGCGCCGGCCGCGGCGCTCGCCGGGCGCGTCGCGCTCCGGGACGAGCGACCGCCCCGTGCGCGGCGTGCCCCGGGGCGCAGGAGGTTCCCCGGCGTGCTCGATTGCGCAGACACGATTGCCGCACCGGTCCATTCGATTGATCTCGGATTGTGGCGTGGTCGGTCGTCGCATTGACCGGTGGGGTTCGGGCGCGTCTCATCGCGCTCCGACGTTCGCGGGGTTCCGTAGCGCACCCGACGTAGGAGGGGGAAGTCATGAGGAAGCTGATGATGCTCGTCGCGATCGCGGTCGCGACGGCGCTGTCCGCCGGCTGTCAGGGCGACAAGGGGCCGGTGGGCCCGCAGGGGCCGCAGGGCGACAAGGGGGACCAGGGCGACAAGGGTGATCAGGGAGCGCCGCCGCTCGCCACCACCGAGGCGTGCGCCGGCTGTCACGCAGGGTCGATCGCGTCCGTCCACGCGCTCGCGCCGAACGACGCGGTCCAGGTGACGCTGTCCACCGACGACCGCTACACGATCAGGGTGAACCCGGAGACGCACGCGGTGACCTTCCGCTTCAACGTGAAGGTGAACGGCGTGAACCGGATCGACTTCACGGACAAGGCGGCGACGCTGCGCGCGCACAACGAGGACGCGTTCTGGGTCTACGACCCGGCCCTCCGCGCCGGCCGCCGCACCAAGATCCCGTGCGGCACCGTCGCGAGCGCCACCTGCGATCCGAACGTGCAGTGGGCCGTCTCGAGCAACGGCAGCGGCAACTACACCATCACCGTGTCCGGCTTCGCGGCGGACCCGGCGCCCGGCACGACGTTCATGCTGAGCACCATGGGCCCGGACGAGATGACCGCGACCGTGGTCGCCACGCTCGGCGAGGCGGCGCACGGCTCCGTGAGCGACGAAGCCTGCCTGAACTGCCACGGCAACCACATCTGGCGCGGCGCGGCCCATGACGTGACCAACCCGCAGGGCATCGGCCCGTGCGTGGTCTGCCACAACCGCGACGGCGCGGTCGAGACGCGGCTGACCGGGTACGTCGCCGCGAACGCCAACGTCACGCCGCCGATCGTGGGCGTCGATCCCGCCGAGGGGACCCGCGGTACCGGCCTCATGGGCATCGTCCACGGCATCCACAACTCGAAGAACATGCCGGACGGCGTCTACCACTGGCTCTGGACCAACGGGACCAGCTTCCACGACTTCTCGAACGGCTTCCCGGGCAACATGAACAACTGCGCCACCTGCCACCGAGGCCCCGACCAGCTCGCCGCGGCCGCCGGTGCCCCGGTGTCCTTCGCGCTGTGCGTGTCCTGCCACGACGACCTGGGCGCGTTCCCGAGCGCGCCGAGCTCCGGCACCTACAACCATGCCGCGTTCACGCCGTTCTCCTCCTGCAGCCCGTGCCATGACGGCCAGACCGCCGCGATGTTCCACGACGGCCAGGTCACCGAGCGCGCCGGCCTGATCTGGGACGGCGCCGACCAGTCGATCGTGCTCGCCTCGACCATCAAGCTGGCGATCACCGGCGTGACGGTCGGCGTCGCGGACGTGACGGTCACCTGGACCGCGACCAACCCGGACGAGGGCGGCGCGGCCTGGGATCCCTGCAACGACGATTACGCCGTCGGCCCGGTGTTCTTCCGGACGCCGCCGGATCTGGCGACCGAGGGCTGCACCAACACGACCGCCGGCTGCGGCAACTCGATGAGCTTCATCCGGTCGTACGCGCAGGCGGACGACTGGGTGAACGACGGCCTCACCGGCGCGTCCACCACCATCCTGCCCGGCCAGCCCAACGGCTCCACCCTGCTCACCACCGCCAACACCACCTGCGACGCGAACCACGTCGCCACGACGGTGCTGCCGCTCCAGGGCACCACGGCCACCCGCGGCATCCTCGCGCTGCAGGGCAAGCCGCAGGTCCGGTTCTCGAACGGCAACGTCGTCTGGGTCCGCGCCACCACCCCGACCCGCGAGTTCCTGGTCGCCGACGGCGCGGTGCCCGACGTCGTCCGCCGCCAGATCGTCTCGGTGGACAAGTGCAACGCGTGCCACTTCGGCACGCTGTACCAGCACGGCGGCAGCCGCGTGGACAGCATCGAGCTGTGCGTCATGTGCCACAACCCGGCGTCGAGCGAGCAGAACCGCCGCGTGGACATCGGCATCAGCGCCGCGAACGCGTACGACGGCCTGAACGGCCAGACGTACGACCTCCGCACGATGGTGCACGCGATCCACTCGGCCGGCGAGACCGGCCGAGGCCTCATGTACTACCGCACCAACGGCATCTTCTTCTTCGGCTCCGCCGAGGCGCTGGCGGTGCTGCCGAACTGGCCGTCCGGCGACGCGTGCGTCACCTGCGTGGACGAGGAGGACGGGCCGCTGACCTACTGCAAGGTGTACGGCTCCTCCGCCACCGGCAAGGACTACTCGGTCGTGGCGAACACCGACGGCACCTGCAAGGCGCAGGCGGACCTGCCCGCCAGCACCGACGGGACGTGGCGCCCGCACCGCTTCGTGGAGGTGGAGTACCCGCGCGCGCTGAACGACTGCGGCGCCTGCCACGTGGACACGCTCACGGGCACCACCGCGGACGTGCTGCCGGATCCGAGGCAGGTGGTCGGGGTCACCTACGACGCCGGCGTGGCGCCGTGGAACGTCCTCGCCGACGACCAGCTCCTCGGCCCGACCACCGCGTCGTGCATGAGCTGCCACCAGTCCGATGACGCGATCGAGCAGTTCCGGCTGCGCCGGCACGCGTACGACAACGGCTGGGCGCCATCGGAGTTCGAGAACGGCCGCCAGACGCTGATCGACGCGGTGCCGTAGCGACCGCTGCGAGGCGGCGGGGAGCGATCCTCCCCGTTGCTCCCGAGGGGCGGGGGTGCCATCCGGCGCCTCCGCCCCGATCGTTCGGCGCCCTGCCCTGCCTCCGCGGTGACCGCGGCGACGGCCGCGGACGCCGATCGCTGCTCAGGGTGCGCGAGCCGGCGCCTCCGCCGGCGTACCCGGTTGCGGCGGCGCCGGCCGCCGCTGCGCGCTGCCCAGCGCCTCGGCGCGTCGCGCGAGCAGCGCATCGAGCTGCTCGAGCTGCTCCGGCCGGAAGATGCGCCGGATCCCATGGACGCTGGCGGCGTCCAGGGCCTGATAGTCCGCGAGCAGGCGCTGGTCCCGGACCTGGACGGCCCCAGGCGGCGGGGCGGCGCCGGTGCCGCCGCGGAGCGCTCCCTCGCCCGGCCCCGACGCCCCGTTCTGCGGCCCCGACCTCGCCGCCTCCACGTCGCGGTCGCGCTCCGCGACCAGCTCCCGGGCGCGGAGCTGGACCTCGCTCAGCTTCAGCTCGAGCGTGACGACCTGGCCGGCGTCGAGGCCGAGCGTGTCGCGGCTCCTCAGGATGACCTGCAGTGACGGCTCGGGGAGCGCGGCGCCCTTCCCGCGGGCGTCGCGCGGCTGCGCGGCGGCGGCGAGCGGCGCGACGAGGAGGAGCGCGGCCAGCTGGCGCGCGCACTGCGTGAACGATCGGTTCATGGTCACGATACGTGGTGCCCGGGGTTGCGCGGCGGTGACGTCCCGTCGACGGATGGTCCGGCCATCATCTCACGGCTCGCTTCGGAGCTCCCGCGCCGCCTCGCCCAGCCGCTCGATGGCGGCCTCGAGCTGCGCGTCGTCGAGGTAGGGCGCCGGGCCGAGCCGCAGGTGGCGCCCGCGGCTGTCGGCGAGCACGCCGCGCGCCACGAGCGCGCGCTGCAGGGCCGCCGCGCGGGGCGTGTCGAGCGCCAGGAACGCACCGAACCGGTCGAGCGGCGTGCTGCGGTCGCGCCCCACCAGCGCGTCGTCCAGGCCGAGCGCGTCGAAGCGCGCCGCGAGCAGGTCCACCTGGCGCCGGTAGCTCGCGCGGAGCGCCTCCGGGGTCAACCCCTGCGCGCCGAAGTAGTCCATCACGCGCGCCGCGCGGTAGTGGCTGGTCGGGTCGTAGGTCGAGCCCGCGAACGCGGCGGCGCCGCGGCCATACGGGACGAGGTCCGGGCGCGGCGCGTCCGCCAGGGCGTCGAACTCGGCGTACCAGCCGGTGACGGCCGGCCGCAGCCCGCGCGCGTGGGGCGGCAGGCGCAGGAAGCAGTTCCCCTCGCCCAGCTGCAGGTACTTGTACCCGCCGCCCACGATCCAGGCCGACCCGAGCCCCACGGCCGGGAGCGCGAACGGCATCGCGCCGAGCGCGTGGTAGGCGTCCACCAGCAGCTCGACCCCGCGGGCCGCACACGCCTCCGCGAGCCCTCCGAGCCCGGGGACGATCCGCGCGTCCTCGTACAGGACCGCCGAGACCAGCACCGCGGCGGTCCGGTCGCCGGCGCGCGCGGCCAGCCGCTCGGCGAGCGTGTCCACCGGCCGCGCCGGCAGGACCTCCACCTCGAGCCAGTCCTCGCCGAGGCGGGCGAGCTGCCGCCGCAGCGTGTGGAACTCGCCGTCGGTCGTGACCAGCCGCCGGCGCCGCCGCAGGTCGAGCGCCGAGAGGAACCGCAGCACCAGCTCGTGCGTGCTCCCACCGAGCGCGAGCTCGCCGCCGGGATCGGCGAGCAGCGCCCGGAACCCCTCCCGCACCCGCTCCGCCTTCGCGAGCGCCCGCCCCCACTTCCCGTCCACCTCGCGCGCCGCGTCCTCGAACGCCTCGAGCACTCCCTCCCGCGCGACGTCCGGCCAGGCCTGGTGCGAGTGGCCCGTGAGCAGCAGCCGCTCCGCCACCCGGAACCGCGTGTAGTGGCGCGCGAGCGGGTTCACAGCGCGCCCCGCACCGCCCACAGGTCGGGGAACGCCGGGGTGAACAGCGTCGTGCGCAGGTACTGCGCGCCCGCCGAGCCGCCCGTGCCCGGCTTGTCGCCGATGGTCCGCTCGACCATCTTCACGTGCCGGTAGCGCCACTCCTGCACGCCCTCGTCGAGGTCCACGAAGCGCTCGCACACCAGGGCCGCCTCGCCGTCGGCGCGGTACACGTCCAGCAGCACGCGCTGCACCGCCTCGGACGGCTGGCGCCAGCCCGCCGCGCGCGCCTCGGGGACCGGCGGCGGCGCGAAGCCCTGGGTCGCGAGGTAGCGCAGGAGCGAGTCGAACAGCGACGGCGCCGCCATCGCCGCCGCGATCGGCGCGTGCCCCGGACCGCCCGGCGGATAGGGTGCGAGCATCCGCTCGTCCCGGCGCCCGAGCATCGCCTCCAGCACCCGGAACTGCGCCGACTGGAACCCGCTCGCCGCCTCCAGGCGGCTGCGGAACGCGGTGAACTGGCGCGGCGTCATCGTCTCGATGACGTCCACCTGGGACACGACGGTCTTCAGGATGGTGAGGACGCGCTTCAGCGTCGCGAGCGCGTGGCCGCCCTCGCCCCGGTGCAGCCGCTCCTGCAGGTGGGCCAGCTCGTGGACCACCTGCTTGAACCAGAGCTCGTAGACCTGGTGCACCACGATGAACAGCAGCTCGTCGTGCTCCTCGGAGCGCGGCCGCTGCGCCGAGAGGAGCTCGTCGAGCGCGAGGTACGAGCCGTAGGTCAGGGCCGCCGAGTGGGCCGAGGGATCGGTCATGCGTCCTCCGGCGGGGATGCCTAACACGGGCCGGGGCGGTCCGCCCCGCCGCGCTCCGTCGGGGACGCGGCGCCGCCCAGCCCGACGTGCCGGCGCCCGTGGACGGCGCGCGCCGCGACGCGCACCGTGAAGCTTTCCTGAACGGCCCATGCGCGATCCGCCCGTTTCGTGGCGCCGCGCGCGCGCGTAGCTTCCTCCCCGCCGCCCGGCTCCCGGTGGAGCCGCGGCGAGCCCCGGAGGAAGCCACATGTTCCACGCCAAGGCGTACGCCGCCACCAGCCCGACGTCCCCGCTCGCAGCCACCACGATCCCGCGCCGCGACCCGACCCCGCGCGACGTCCAGATCGAGATCCTCTACTGCGGCATCTGCCACTCCGACCTGCACACCGTGCGCAACGAGTGGAGCAGCCTCGCGTCCACCGTCTACCCTTGCGTGCCGGGCCACGAGATCGTCGGCCGCGTCGCGAAGGTCGGCGCCGAGGTGACGCGGTTCGCGCCCGGCGACCTCGTCGGCGTCGGCTGCATGGTGGACTCCGACCGCACCTGCCCCGAGTGCCGGGCCGGCCTCGAGCAGTTCTGCGCGGGCCAGGTCCTCACCTACGGCGCGCCGGACAGGCACCTCGGCGGCGTGACCTACGGCGGCTACTCCGGCAGCGTCGTGGTGGACGAGCACTTCGTGCTGCACGTCCCCCCGAACCTCGATCCCGCCGCCGCCGCGCCGCTCCTGTGCGCCGGCATCACCACCTGGTCGCCGCTGCGGCACTGGGGCGTGAAGGAGGGCAAGAAGGTCGGCGTGGTCGGCCTGGGCGGGCTCGGCCACATGGGCGTGAAGTTCGCGCGCGCGCTCGGCGCGCACGTGGTCGTGTTCACGACCTCGCCCGGCAAGCGGGAGGACGCGCTCCGCCTCGGGGCGCACGAGGTGGTCCTCTCCCGCGACGCGAACGAGATGCGCAAGCACGCCGGCAGCTTCGACTTCATCCTCGACGCGGTCGCCGCCGACCACGACCTCAACGCGTACGTGGCCCTGCTCCGCCGCGACGGCAACCTGACGCTCGTCGGCGCGCCGGAGAAGCCGCTCCCGGTCGCCGCGTTCGGCCTGCTCCTCGGCCGCCGCAGCATCTCCGGCTCGCCCATCGGCGGCATCGCCGAGACGCAGGAGATGCTCGACTTCTGCGGCTCGCACGGCATCACCGCCGACGTCGAGGTGATCCCGATGCAGCAGGTGAACGAGGCCTACGAGCGGATGCTCCGCTCGGACGTGAAGTACCGCTTCTCGATCGACATGGCCTCGCTCCAGGCGGGGTGAAGGCCCGCGCCGGCTCCCGCGCGGCGGTAGGATCGCGCCGCCGGGGGCCCGGGCCCGCGGTGAGACGGAGGTCGCGACGATGTCCCCGAAGCGCTCCAGGTCGTCCGGCCGTTCCGGGCGACCGTACGTCATCTGCCACATGGGCCCCTCGGTGGACGGGCGCATCGTCACCGACGGCTGGCCGCGGTCCGCGCGGCTGAGCGCCGAGTACGAACGGATCCACGCCGCGCTCGGCGCCGACGCCTGGATCATCGGTCGCATCTCCATGGCGCCGTACGCGGGACGGGCACCGCTCCCGGCGCGCGGGCCCCGGGCACGCGTCCCGCGCACCGACTTCATCGCGCGGGCCGAAGCGCCCTCGTACGCGATCGCCCTCGACCCTTCCGGCAGGCTGCGCTGGGAGTCGGGCGCCATCGACGCGGAGCACGCCGTCACGGTCCTGACCGAGCGGGTCCCGGACCGCTACCTCCGCTTCCTGCGCGACCGCGGCGTGTCGTACCTGTTCGGCGGCCGGGACCGGATCGACGTGCCGGCGGTCCTCGGGAAGCTGCGCGCGCGCCTCGGCATCCGCCGGCTGCTCCTCGAGGGCGGCGGCAAGATCAACGGGTCCTTCCTCGCCGCGGGCGTCATCGACGAGCTGAGCCTGCTCGTCGCCCCGGTGGCCGACGGGAGCGTCGGGACGCCCGCCCTGTTCGACGCGGGCGAGTCCGGGCCCAGGCTGCGCCTCCGGCTGCTCTCGGCGGAGCGCCGCCCCGGCGATCTGCTGTGGGTCCGGTACCGCGTCGTGAACGCGGCCGCCCCGGCCCGCGGCCGCCCCTGACGCGCGGCAGCCGCCGTCAGCTCACCGTCTCGGCGCTGTACCGCGCCAGCAACCCGGTGCGGACCGCGTACCGGTAGACGCGGACGAACGCCCACCCCGCGAGCACGATGGTCCCGGCCGCCAGCAGCGCTCCCTGCCCGAGCGCGGTCCACGCCACCGGCCGGCCGGCGGTGAGCGCGCGCAGCTGCTCGAACACGTACGACGGCGCGAGCAGCCAGGACACGGCCTGCATCCAGCGCGGCAGCGTGGCGATGGGGTAGAACACGCCCACGAACGGCGAGAGCACCGCCGGGATGGGCCAGATCAGCCACTCGGCCGCCGGGCCGAGGCGCAGCACGATGGCGCAGCCCAGGATCCCGAGCGCGATCCCGAACATGAACAGGATCAGCAGCGCCGGGACGATGGCGAGCCCGTAGGCGACGAACGAGAGCCCGAACGCCGCCGTGGCGAGGCCGAGCATGACCGCGAGCCCGAGCGTGCTCGTGAGCACGCTCGACACCACCAGGCCCGAGACGTACTCGCCGGTAGTGATGGGGGTCGCGAACACGTTCAGGAAGTTGCGCGACCACACGTCCTCGAAGAACGCCATCGTCACGCCGTGCATCACCCGCGAGAAGAAGTCCCAGAGCAGGACGGCGCCCAGGAGCATCGGGACGAAGTCGAGCCCCGACGCGGCGACCTGGTTCAGGTAGCGGGAGATGAAGCCCCAGAGCACCACGTCGATCGCCACCCAGGCGAACAGCGGCAGGATCCGCGCCGGGCTCCCGCGCAGCAGGTACGCCTGCCGCAGCACGACCGCCGACACCCGCCGGACGCGCGACGCGATCACGGCTGCTCCAGCGCGAGCGGCTCGCGCGCGACGGTGATGAACAGGTCCTCGAGCGAGGCGCGCCCGTGCTCGCCCGGCAGCGTGCGCGGGTCGCCCTCCAGCAGGATCCGGCCGTGGGACAGGAACAGCACGCGGTCGCAGACCTCCTCGACCTCGCGCATGTTGTGCGAGGTCCACAGCACGCCCTGCCCCTCGCGCGCGGCGACGCCGCGGATCCGGACCCGCAGCTCGCGCGCCACGGCCGGGTCGAGGGACGCGGTCGGCTCGTCGAGCAGGAGGAGCCGCGGCGCGTTCAGCATCGCCTTCGCGATGGTGACCCGCGACTGCTCGCCCGACGAGAGGACGCCGGTCTTCGTGTCGCGGAACGGGACGAGGTCCAGCTCCGCGAGCAGCGCCTCCACGCGGGCGCGGACGTCGCGGACGCCGTAGAGGAGCCCGAACACCGTCAGGTTCTGCGAGACCGTCAGGTTCCCGGGCAGCGGCGCGTACACCGCCGCGAAGCTGGTGCGCGCGAGCGCCTCCGAGCGCCGCCGCGCCAGGTCGACGCCGTCGATCCAGATCCCGCCGGAGGTCGGCGCCAGCACGCCCAGGATCATGCTGATGGTGGTGGTCTTGCCCGCGCCGTTCGGGCCGAGCAGCCCGACGATCTCGCCGGGCGCGACGTGGAACGTGATCCCGTCCACGGCCGGAGTCGCGCCGTAGGCCTTGCACAGCCGCTCGACGCGCAGGATGGGGCCGTGCCGGGTCACGAGGCCTCCGGCGCCTCGTCGCGGGCCAGCCGCCGCAGGCCCAGCTCCTCGAGATCCAGCTCCTCCTCGACGCGCTGGAACGCCGCGTCCCCGATCGTACCCTCGGCGCGCAGCGACAGGAGCCGCCCGCGCTCCGCCTCCACCGCCCGGCGCGCCACGGCGGCGCCCTGGGTGCGCGGCGGCCCACCGTCGGCCTCGCCCGCGGGCGCCTCCGCGGCCCCGCCGCGCAGCTCCGCCTCGGCGCCGCGGAGCATCACCTCGTAGCGGTGCCGCAGCACGCGCGAGAGCTCGTCACCCGCCGCGCCGTCGGTCGCCGACAGGCCGGCGCGCAGCGTCTCGACGCGCGCGAGCCGGACCTCCCGATCGACCGAGCGATCTCCCTCGAGCCGCAGCGCGCGCAGCAGGGGGCGGAGCGTCATCCCCTGCAGGACCAGCGTCCCGAGCACCACCGCGAACGCGGTGAACACGACCAGGTCCCGGTGCGGGAACGCCGGCGCGCCCCGGCCGCCGGTGGGCAACGCCAGCGCCGCGGCGAGCGTCACGATGCCGCGCATGCCGCACCAGCCGACCACCGCGGCGCCGCGCGGCGAGAGCCCGATCGCGTCCGGCCGCTCCGGCGCCCCGTCGCACGCTGGGCGGCAGCGCAGCCGACTCACGGCGGCCGTGGCGGACACCCACGCGATGCGCGCCACGATGGCGGCGAGGCCCACCGCCCCCGCCACGCCGGCGTACCGGAGGAGCGTGGCCGCGTCGATCCGCCCCAGGATCGCCTTCAGCTGGAAGCCGACCAGGATGAACGCGAGGACGTTCAGCACGAAGACCGCGAATCCCCAGACGGCATACGACGGGATGCGGACGCGCGCGGCCATCTGCCCCGCGGCGCGCTGGGCGCTCGCCATGGCGAAGACGACGACGGTGAGGATGCCCGAGAGGTGGAGCCGCTCGGCGAGCATCCAGACCGCGAACGTCCCGCAGAACTGGACCACCACGGCGATGGGCACGTCCTCGATGCGCGCGATGAGCGGCGGGATCACGCGGGCGAGCGCGTACCCGAGCGCCACGCTCCCCACCGTCGCGACCAGCAGCAGCGGCAGCGCCTCGAGCGGCGAGAGCGCGCCCGCCACCGCCGCGCCCACCGCCAGGCGGTAGACGAGGAGCGCGCTGGCGTCGTTGAACAGGCTCTCGCCCTCGAGGATCACCATGAGGCGGTGCGGCGGGCGGAGCTGCCCGAGCACCGCGGTCGCGGCCGCCGCGTCCGGGGGCGCCACGATGGCGCCGAGCGCCACCGCCACCGCCCAGGGCATGCCGGGCACGAGCGCGCGGGCGACCACCGCCACCACCACCACCGTCAGCGCGACCGCGCCGACCGCAAGGCCGGCCACGGTGCGCCAGCTCGCCCGCAGGTCGCGCTGGGACGCGTCGTAGGCCGCGTCGAGCAGCACCGGCGCGACGAACAGCGTCAGCGCAAGGTCCGGCTCGAGGACCAGCGTCGGCGTGCCCGGCACGAGCGCGAGCGCCGCGCCTGCGAGCGCCACCAGCGCCGGGTACGGCGTCCCGATCCGCCGGGACAGGGCGGTGAGGGCCGCGCCGGCGAGGAGCAGGCCGATGATGATCTCGAAGACGAGCATTCGGGCCGGACGCCCCCGATGCCGGCCACCCGCGGCGGGCACGTCCTCCGCCACCATTCTGTCGCGAGTCGCTCCCGCCGTGCCGTGAAGATTTCCCGAACGCCCCATGCGCGTTCCGGGGCACCGACGCTCCCCCGTCGGCCGAAAGAGGATCGTAGGATCCCGGCGGCCGCACCGGCGCCGGCAAGGAGGAGGACGCGCACCATGGCCTTCACACCGCTCAACGCGCTCAACGCGTTCATCGCGGTCGCCCGTCGCCGCAGCTTCGCCGCGGCCGCGCGGCACCTCGGCGTCTCCACGTCGGCCCTCAGCCAGTCCGTCCGGCAGCTCGAGACACGCCTCGGCGTCACGCTCCTCACGCGGACGTCGCGCACCGTGGCCCTCACCGACGCGGGGCAGCGCCTGCTCGAGAACGCGGGGGCGGCGGTGGACCAGGCGCTGGAATCGCTGAAGACCGTGTCCGTCCGGCCCGGCGAGGTCACCGGCCGCGTGCGGCTCACCGTGCCCAGCACCGCGGTCACGCCCGTGCTCGCCCGGCTCCTGCCGCGGTTCATCGAGCGACACCCCAGGGTGGAGGTCGAGGTGCAGGTGGAGAGCCGGTTCGTGAACATCATCGCCGAAGGGCTCGACGCCGGCATCCGGCTGAGCGAATCCATCGAGCGCGACATGGTCCAGGTGCGGCTCACCGAGCCCGGCCGCTTCGTCGTGGTCGGCGCGCCCTCCTACCTCGCGCGGCGCGGCACGCCGGAGAAGCCACAGGATCTCCTGCAGCACGACTGCATCTGCATCCGCTCCAGCGTGCACGGGGCGAGGTACGCCTGGGAGCTCGAGCGCGGAAAGAAGTCCTGGCGCGTCCCGGTCCAGGGGACGGTGACCACGAACGATCCGGTGCTGATGCACGCCCTGGCCGTCGCCGGCGTGGGCCTGCTCTACTCGTTCGAGCCCGAGGTCGCTGACGACCTGCGCAGCGGGCGGCTCCGGCTCGTGCTCGAGCCCTACGCCGCGGCGGTGCCGGGCTTCTTCCTCTACTTCCCCAGCCGCGCGCAGGTGTCCCCGGCGCTCCGGGCCTTCGTGGACGTCGCCCGCGAGGTGGCGGGGCAGTCGAGGACGCGGGCGGGCTGATCCGCGCCGGCGCTCGCCGCGGCGTTCGCGCGTTCCGCGCGACCGCCACGTGAAGGCTTCCTTCACGCCTCATGCGCGTTCCTCCCGTTTCGCCGCGACTCGCCCGCGCGTAGGTTCCCGCCCGTCGCCATGAACGTCCTCGCCACCGCCGCCTCGCTGCTCCTCCTGTCCCCGCCGTCCGCGCCCGCTGCCCGGGCCACGGCACCACGATCGGCCGACGCCTCGCGGACGGCGCCCGCCGGAGGTCCGACGCAGATGCGCATCACACGTGCAGGCACGCAGGTTTCGCAGAAGGGACCGGCCGATTGGTTCACCGGCACGGTCCGGGTGGACATGCTGTTCCAGGCGAACGATCCGGCGCGGGCCAGCGGCGGCCAGGTCACGTTCGAGCCGGGCGCCCGCACCGCGTGGCACACCCACCCGCTCGGCCAGACCCTGATCGTCACCTCCGGCGCCGGCCGCGTGCAGCAGTGGCGCGGTCCCATCGAGGAGCTCCGGCCCGGCGACGTGGTGTGGATCCCGCCCGGCGTGAAGCATTGGCACGGCGCCGCGCCCGCGACCGCGATGACGCACCTGGCGATCCAGGAGGCGCTGGACGGGAAGGCCGCCGACTGGATGGAGAAGGTCACCGACGAGCAGTACGCACCGTGAATCAGGGCCGCCGGCGCCGCCGCCCGGACCCCGCCGGAGAGGGGACCTCTCCCGAGCCGGCCCGCCCTGCCCGACGTCCGCTAGCATCGCGTGCACCCTCGAGACCCGGCTCACGGGTGGAGCGAGAACCCGATGGCGAACGCGCAAGATCCCGGCGGACTCCTCGCCACGCTCGACGCATTGCTCCCGGACCTGGAGAGCCTCTACACCGACCTCCACGCGCACCCCGAGCTCTCGATGCAGGAGACCCGCACCGCGGCGATCGCGGCGGACCGGCTTCGCGCCGCCGGCTACGAGGTGACCACCGGCATCGGGAAGACCGGCGTCGTCGGCCTGCTTCGCAACCGCGATGGTCCCACGGTGATGCTCCGCGCCGACATGGACGCGCTGCCGGTGAAGGAGCTGACCGGGCTCCCGTACGCGAGCACCGTCACGGCGACCGACGCGGAGGGCAGGAACGTCCCGGTGATGCACGCCTGCGGCCACGACATGCACGTGGCGTGGCTCGCCGGAGCGGCGACGTTGTTCGGGCGCGCCCGCACCGCGTGGCGGGGGACGCTGCTCACGGTGTTCCAGCCGGCCGAGGAGATCGCCACCGGCGCGCAGGCGATGATCGACGACGGGCTGTTCACGCGCTTTCCCAGGCCCGACGTGGTGCTCGGTCAGCACGTCATGGTCGGCGCGGCGGGCGTGCTGGGCTGGCGCGCCGGCGTCATGACCTCCGCGGGCGACAGCCTGCAGATCCGGCTGTTCGGGCGCGGGGCGCACGGCTCGATGCCCCAGGCCA encodes:
- a CDS encoding ABC transporter permease; translation: MIASRVRRVSAVVLRQAYLLRGSPARILPLFAWVAIDVVLWGFISRYLNQVAASGLDFVPMLLGAVLLWDFFSRVMHGVTMAFFEDVWSRNFLNVFATPITTGEYVSGLVVSSVLTSTLGLAVMLGLATAAFGLSFVAYGLAIVPALLILFMFGIALGILGCAIVLRLGPAAEWLIWPIPAVLSPFVGVFYPIATLPRWMQAVSWLLAPSYVFEQLRALTAGRPVAWTALGQGALLAAGTIVLAGWAFVRVYRYAVRTGLLARYSAETVS
- a CDS encoding cation:proton antiporter, yielding MLVFEIIIGLLLAGAALTALSRRIGTPYPALVALAGAALALVPGTPTLVLEPDLALTLFVAPVLLDAAYDASQRDLRASWRTVAGLAVGAVALTVVVVAVVARALVPGMPWAVAVALGAIVAPPDAAAATAVLGQLRPPHRLMVILEGESLFNDASALLVYRLAVGAAVAGALSPLEALPLLLVATVGSVALGYALARVIPPLIARIEDVPIAVVVQFCGTFAVWMLAERLHLSGILTVVVFAMASAQRAAGQMAARVRIPSYAVWGFAVFVLNVLAFILVGFQLKAILGRIDAATLLRYAGVAGAVGLAAIVARIAWVSATAAVSRLRCRPACDGAPERPDAIGLSPRGAAVVGWCGMRGIVTLAAALALPTGGRGAPAFPHRDLVVFTAFAVVLGTLVLQGMTLRPLLRALRLEGDRSVDREVRLARVETLRAGLSATDGAAGDELSRVLRHRYEVMLRGAEAELRGGAAEAPAGEADGGPPRTQGAAVARRAVEAERGRLLSLRAEGTIGDAAFQRVEEELDLEELGLRRLARDEAPEAS
- a CDS encoding ABC transporter ATP-binding protein → MTRHGPILRVERLCKAYGATPAVDGITFHVAPGEIVGLLGPNGAGKTTTISMILGVLAPTSGGIWIDGVDLARRRSEALARTSFAAVYAPLPGNLTVSQNLTVFGLLYGVRDVRARVEALLAELDLVPFRDTKTGVLSSGEQSRVTIAKAMLNAPRLLLLDEPTASLDPAVARELRVRIRGVAAREGQGVLWTSHNMREVEEVCDRVLFLSHGRILLEGDPRTLPGEHGRASLEDLFITVAREPLALEQP
- a CDS encoding LysR family transcriptional regulator — its product is MAFTPLNALNAFIAVARRRSFAAAARHLGVSTSALSQSVRQLETRLGVTLLTRTSRTVALTDAGQRLLENAGAAVDQALESLKTVSVRPGEVTGRVRLTVPSTAVTPVLARLLPRFIERHPRVEVEVQVESRFVNIIAEGLDAGIRLSESIERDMVQVRLTEPGRFVVVGAPSYLARRGTPEKPQDLLQHDCICIRSSVHGARYAWELERGKKSWRVPVQGTVTTNDPVLMHALAVAGVGLLYSFEPEVADDLRSGRLRLVLEPYAAAVPGFFLYFPSRAQVSPALRAFVDVAREVAGQSRTRAG
- a CDS encoding M20 family metallopeptidase, which gives rise to MANAQDPGGLLATLDALLPDLESLYTDLHAHPELSMQETRTAAIAADRLRAAGYEVTTGIGKTGVVGLLRNRDGPTVMLRADMDALPVKELTGLPYASTVTATDAEGRNVPVMHACGHDMHVAWLAGAATLFGRARTAWRGTLLTVFQPAEEIATGAQAMIDDGLFTRFPRPDVVLGQHVMVGAAGVLGWRAGVMTSAGDSLQIRLFGRGAHGSMPQASIDPVVMAAATVLRLQTIVSRELAASEAAVVTVGALQAGTKENVIPDEALIKLNVRTFDEGVRTRVLAAIERIVKAEAAASGAPRPPEITPLDRYGAVVNDAEATRRVVEAFHRSFPAERVQEVAPTSASEDFGCFGAQWHVPAVFWFVGGTDPESYRNARAAGRLGELPTNHNPRFAPVLHPTLRTGVEAAVSAAMGWLAP
- a CDS encoding (R)-mandelonitrile lyase; its protein translation is MRITRAGTQVSQKGPADWFTGTVRVDMLFQANDPARASGGQVTFEPGARTAWHTHPLGQTLIVTSGAGRVQQWRGPIEELRPGDVVWIPPGVKHWHGAAPATAMTHLAIQEALDGKAADWMEKVTDEQYAP